The following proteins come from a genomic window of Gottfriedia acidiceleris:
- a CDS encoding spore coat protein produces MYPIRPVTNVTERQRAFNRLENAQAEVQRLVIRDSHTVTVAQTEAQALVLVQASLQAAIEAVILIFGDDPRISQLQKVAQSLENLQLQSQSVYIENSDGIVVTQTELQIEVVIQAAIQLLAQLVAKLG; encoded by the coding sequence ATGTATCCAATCCGCCCAGTTACTAATGTAACTGAAAGACAAAGAGCTTTTAATAGATTAGAAAATGCACAAGCAGAAGTTCAAAGATTAGTAATTCGCGATTCACACACTGTTACAGTAGCTCAAACTGAAGCTCAAGCTTTAGTTTTAGTACAAGCTTCATTACAAGCTGCAATCGAAGCTGTAATTCTTATTTTTGGTGATGATCCAAGAATTAGTCAATTACAAAAAGTTGCTCAATCTTTAGAAAATCTTCAATTACAATCACAATCTGTTTACATTGAAAATTCAGATGGAATTGTCGTAACACAAACTGAACTGCAAATTGAAGTAGTTATTCAAGCTGCAATTCAATTATTAGCACAATTAGTAGCAAAACTCGGCTAA
- a CDS encoding DUF4180 domain-containing protein has product MDIKTTEVNGQVIAIVNTDSVILAGEQSALDFIMTISYDHKSNRIALNKEAISEKFFNLSTKLAGAVLQKFVNYNIKFAIIGDFSSYTSKALKDFIYECNKGNNVFFISSEQEAIDRLAKAN; this is encoded by the coding sequence ATGGATATTAAAACAACAGAAGTAAATGGGCAAGTAATTGCAATCGTCAATACAGATTCAGTAATTCTTGCAGGTGAGCAAAGTGCTTTAGATTTTATTATGACAATAAGTTATGATCATAAAAGTAATCGAATAGCTCTTAACAAAGAAGCAATTTCAGAAAAATTTTTCAATCTTAGTACAAAACTTGCTGGTGCGGTGCTTCAAAAGTTCGTTAACTACAATATTAAGTTTGCGATTATCGGTGACTTTTCTAGTTATACAAGTAAGGCACTAAAAGATTTCATTTATGAGTGTAATAAAGGGAATAATGTATTTTTTATTTCATCAGAACAAGAAGCAATTGATCGATTAGCTAAAGCAAACTAA
- a CDS encoding aspartate/glutamate racemase family protein, whose protein sequence is MKTIGLIGGMSWESSLLYYQIMNERVKEKLGGHHSAKSLLYSVDFQEIKTLQFEDRWDELTKSMIDIAKKLEKSGADCLVICTNTMHKMAKEVEDSVKIPLLHIADATAKEIVNNGIKKVALLGTAFTMEHDFYKGRLIEQFCLDVIVPNEAERKLIHNIIYEELCLGIVKEESKQVYLNIINHLIEHGAEAVILGCTEITMLISQENCSIPVFDTTRVHAESAVDFALSIQ, encoded by the coding sequence ATGAAAACAATCGGATTGATTGGTGGGATGAGTTGGGAGTCTTCATTACTGTATTATCAAATTATGAACGAACGTGTGAAAGAAAAGCTTGGCGGTCATCACTCCGCAAAAAGCTTACTGTATTCAGTCGATTTTCAAGAAATTAAAACCCTTCAGTTTGAGGATCGATGGGATGAATTAACGAAAAGTATGATTGATATTGCTAAAAAGCTGGAGAAAAGTGGAGCAGATTGTCTTGTTATTTGTACGAATACAATGCATAAGATGGCAAAGGAAGTTGAAGATTCAGTCAAAATTCCTTTATTACATATTGCTGATGCGACTGCTAAAGAAATTGTAAATAATGGAATTAAAAAAGTTGCTTTGTTAGGAACAGCATTTACAATGGAGCATGATTTTTATAAAGGAAGATTAATCGAGCAGTTTTGTTTAGATGTTATTGTCCCAAATGAAGCTGAACGAAAACTAATACATAATATTATTTATGAGGAACTTTGTCTTGGAATTGTAAAAGAGGAATCTAAGCAAGTTTATTTAAACATAATCAATCATTTAATTGAACACGGAGCGGAAGCGGTTATTTTGGGGTGTACTGAAATAACGATGTTAATCTCTCAGGAAAATTGCAGTATACCTGTCTTTGATACAACAAGAGTTCATGCTGAAAGTGCTGTGGATTTCGCTTTAAGTATTCAATAA